A single genomic interval of Rosistilla ulvae harbors:
- the msrB gene encoding peptide-methionine (R)-S-oxide reductase MsrB, which produces MTKQRTFFLLIPLLAIAGFSVWLVASDRNSPHQMPEIAANAKIETAIFAGGCFWCMEPPFEKQAGVIAAESGYTGGHKKNPTYEEVSHTDTGHVEAVRVTFDANQIAYLDLLEIFWRNIDPTDRYGQFVDQGKSYTSAIFVANDNQREQASASKQQLVESGRFEKEIVTPIQDASTFYLAEDYHQDYYKQNPLRYNFYRRMSGRDEFIDAAWGDDRNYHPKTKAIAPESTDSADSSSRYPRPSETVLRDKLTDLQYRVTQQDATEPPFKNTYWDNKQAGIYVDVASGEPLFSSQDKFKSGTGWPSFTRPLVNDNVLEQTDYKLFLRRTEVRSKHGNSHLGHVFSDGPEPTGLRYCLNSAALRFIPSDELEAQGYSEFAESF; this is translated from the coding sequence GTGACGAAACAACGCACCTTTTTCTTATTGATACCACTGCTGGCGATCGCCGGGTTTTCGGTTTGGTTAGTCGCTAGCGACCGGAACAGCCCCCACCAGATGCCAGAAATCGCAGCCAACGCAAAAATCGAAACCGCTATATTCGCTGGCGGCTGCTTTTGGTGCATGGAGCCCCCCTTCGAAAAGCAGGCCGGCGTGATCGCCGCTGAATCGGGCTACACTGGCGGCCATAAGAAAAACCCGACGTACGAGGAGGTTTCGCATACCGACACCGGACATGTCGAAGCGGTCCGCGTGACCTTTGATGCAAACCAAATCGCGTACTTGGATCTGCTGGAAATTTTCTGGCGGAACATCGACCCGACCGATCGCTACGGTCAGTTCGTCGATCAAGGCAAATCGTACACGTCGGCGATCTTCGTCGCCAACGACAATCAACGCGAACAAGCCAGCGCGTCGAAGCAACAGCTTGTCGAATCGGGACGTTTCGAAAAGGAGATCGTCACGCCAATCCAAGACGCTTCGACTTTCTACTTGGCCGAAGACTACCACCAAGACTACTACAAGCAGAATCCGCTGCGCTACAACTTCTACCGCCGGATGTCGGGACGCGACGAGTTTATCGATGCCGCTTGGGGAGACGACCGCAACTACCACCCCAAAACAAAGGCCATCGCTCCTGAGAGCACCGACTCGGCAGACTCCAGCAGCCGTTACCCGCGGCCCAGCGAAACGGTGCTGCGCGACAAACTGACCGATTTGCAGTACCGCGTCACGCAACAGGACGCCACCGAACCGCCATTCAAGAACACCTACTGGGATAACAAACAGGCGGGGATCTATGTCGACGTCGCCTCCGGCGAGCCATTGTTCAGCTCCCAGGACAAATTCAAATCAGGGACCGGTTGGCCTTCGTTCACCCGACCGCTGGTCAACGACAACGTTTTAGAACAGACCGATTACAAGCTGTTCCTGCGGCGGACCGAGGTCCGTTCCAAACATGGCAATTCGCACCTGGGACATGTTTTCAGCGACGGCCCCGAACCGACCGGACTGCGGTACTGCCTGAACTCCGCCGCCCTCCGGTTCATCCCATCCGACGAACTCGAAGCCCAGGGATACTCCGAATTTGCAGAGTCGTTCTAG
- a CDS encoding GNAT family N-acetyltransferase → MNRPILREMTSDDAAHVIALNEAVVAVTSPMDLQRFAELYELSSLHLVAEVNREVVGFVLAMTDACAYDNGNYQWFAQRLKNFLYVDRIVVAPACRGLGLGRLLYSHLDDQARQSGLVQVCAEMDLNPPNEGSLAFHKKSGFIRLGTRILDSGKQVSMQTRFLLCDCNKA, encoded by the coding sequence ATGAATCGCCCGATCCTACGCGAGATGACATCGGATGACGCCGCGCACGTGATCGCATTAAACGAAGCGGTTGTCGCTGTCACCAGCCCGATGGATCTCCAACGTTTTGCCGAACTCTACGAACTCAGCAGCCTGCACTTGGTTGCGGAAGTGAATCGCGAAGTCGTCGGTTTTGTATTGGCGATGACCGATGCGTGCGCATACGACAACGGAAACTACCAGTGGTTCGCCCAACGCCTAAAAAACTTCCTGTACGTCGACCGGATCGTGGTCGCACCAGCCTGCCGCGGACTCGGGCTTGGCCGCCTGCTCTATTCTCACCTAGACGATCAAGCACGCCAGTCAGGCCTTGTGCAAGTGTGCGCGGAGATGGACCTCAACCCACCCAACGAAGGCTCCCTTGCCTTCCACAAGAAATCGGGCTTCATCCGACTGGGCACTCGCATCCTGGACAGCGGCAAACAAGTCTCGATGCAGACCCGCTTCCTCCTTTGCGATTGCAACAAAGCCTAA
- a CDS encoding HIRAN domain-containing protein has product MTPPNQTVFVAWHAEQPMPRWAAVARLDCLYSELGDRRFRFSYTEGARTIKGFRPLDGMEDLHQVYESTSLFPVFKNRLLPASRPEFRQFLEWNGFDPDDPPEPLLLLGRSEGIRKTDAIEVFPKPVPDSHGCFVNFFFVHGIRFQPTATERISHLHPGDSLTVRQEPENPIDPHAIALETNGSMLGYTPRYLARDIERLLSQCPAETVRVVVQQVNLDAPLQQRLLCRMNACWPAGFQPCDTVDYQPISSLVPR; this is encoded by the coding sequence ATGACTCCCCCCAACCAAACCGTCTTCGTTGCCTGGCATGCTGAACAGCCGATGCCTCGCTGGGCCGCCGTCGCTCGCCTCGATTGCCTCTACAGCGAACTGGGGGACCGTCGTTTTCGCTTCAGCTACACCGAAGGGGCCCGAACAATCAAAGGGTTCCGCCCGTTGGACGGCATGGAAGACCTGCACCAGGTTTACGAGTCAACAAGCCTCTTCCCAGTATTCAAGAACCGTTTGCTACCCGCTTCGCGCCCCGAGTTCCGACAGTTTTTGGAGTGGAATGGTTTCGACCCCGACGACCCGCCCGAACCACTGCTTCTACTGGGGCGAAGCGAAGGGATCCGCAAGACCGATGCGATCGAAGTTTTCCCCAAGCCGGTGCCAGATTCCCATGGATGCTTTGTCAACTTCTTCTTTGTCCACGGAATTCGGTTTCAACCTACCGCCACAGAACGAATCTCTCACCTGCATCCTGGCGACTCACTCACCGTACGACAGGAACCTGAAAACCCAATCGACCCACATGCAATCGCTCTCGAAACGAACGGATCGATGCTCGGGTACACCCCTCGCTATCTGGCTCGCGACATCGAACGACTGCTCAGCCAATGCCCCGCCGAAACAGTTCGCGTTGTCGTACAACAAGTAAATCTGGATGCACCGCTACAACAACGACTGTTGTGCCGAATGAACGCCTGCTGGCCAGCCGGTTTCCAGCCTTGCGACACCGTCGACTACCAACCGATCTCCAGTTTGGTTCCGCGTTAA
- a CDS encoding type II toxin-antitoxin system VapC family toxin, whose translation MRLLLDTHVVLWWLDDPNLLSDDARNAIAEPANQVFFSAVVAWEIAVKRSLGKLTAPADIASAIANAGFDELPVKSDHAWAVESLPNHHRDPFDRMLIAQAMREDYTLVSRDTAMPAYSMPLIVA comes from the coding sequence GTGAGGCTTCTGCTCGACACACATGTCGTGCTTTGGTGGCTCGACGATCCGAACTTACTTTCGGATGATGCCCGGAACGCAATCGCGGAACCAGCGAACCAAGTCTTTTTCAGCGCGGTCGTCGCCTGGGAAATCGCGGTCAAGCGGAGCCTTGGGAAACTAACCGCACCAGCGGACATCGCATCAGCGATTGCAAATGCCGGATTCGACGAATTGCCGGTGAAGTCCGATCATGCGTGGGCTGTCGAATCGTTGCCGAATCATCATCGCGATCCATTCGACCGAATGTTGATCGCCCAGGCGATGCGCGAGGATTACACGCTGGTGTCGCGAGACACCGCGATGCCCGCGTACTCGATGCCGCTGATCGTCGCGTAA
- a CDS encoding DUF1559 domain-containing protein produces the protein MKTTHRGFTLVELLVVIAIIGILVGLLLPAVQAAREAARRMQCSNHLKQIGLACHNYQSTFGCFPPSAVVDLSISSTGNNGSWGVHGRILPFLEQGNLADLVDLTAAWDNQMAIDAIKISTYACPSDVGSDQLRDPGSGRPRLYPTSYGFNFGRWFVFSPSTRQGGDGMFYPNSFLDFRDCTDGTSSTLLTAEVKAWTPYNRNGGPSSTTMPATQADAEAITASGAQFKNTGHTEWPDGRVHHTGITVVRPPNSELHLTSGGTLYEEADYNSWQEGKDGSAGSPTYAIVTARSFHPGIVNVALVDGSTRGISSTIDLTVWHAHGTRNQGEVISGL, from the coding sequence ATGAAGACAACCCACCGCGGCTTTACACTCGTTGAATTATTAGTCGTGATCGCGATCATCGGCATCCTGGTCGGGCTGCTGTTGCCCGCGGTTCAAGCGGCCCGAGAAGCCGCCCGACGCATGCAGTGCTCGAACCATTTGAAACAGATCGGCCTGGCCTGCCATAACTACCAGAGCACCTTTGGCTGCTTCCCGCCATCGGCAGTGGTCGACCTGAGCATCAGCAGCACCGGGAACAACGGCTCATGGGGCGTCCACGGCCGAATCCTTCCCTTCTTGGAGCAAGGGAATCTCGCAGACCTAGTCGATCTAACCGCCGCCTGGGACAACCAAATGGCGATCGACGCGATCAAGATCTCCACCTACGCATGCCCCAGCGACGTTGGCAGCGACCAGTTGCGCGACCCGGGCAGTGGTCGACCGCGATTGTACCCGACCAGCTATGGATTTAATTTTGGCCGCTGGTTTGTCTTCTCTCCGTCGACGCGACAGGGGGGCGACGGCATGTTCTACCCCAATTCGTTCCTCGATTTTCGCGATTGCACCGACGGCACCAGCTCGACCCTGCTGACCGCCGAGGTGAAAGCCTGGACCCCTTACAATCGCAACGGTGGCCCATCGTCGACCACGATGCCAGCGACGCAGGCCGATGCCGAGGCGATTACCGCCAGCGGCGCTCAATTTAAGAACACCGGCCACACCGAATGGCCCGATGGCCGAGTACATCACACCGGAATCACCGTCGTCCGGCCTCCCAACAGCGAATTGCACCTGACCAGCGGAGGAACGCTTTACGAGGAAGCCGACTACAATTCCTGGCAGGAAGGAAAAGACGGCAGTGCCGGCAGCCCGACCTATGCGATTGTCACTGCCCGCAGCTTCCATCCGGGAATCGTCAACGTGGCGTTGGTGGACGGTTCGACTCGCGGTATTTCATCGACGATCGACCTGACCGTATGGCACGCCCACGGGACGCGGAACCAAGGGGAAGTCATCTCGGGACTCTAA
- a CDS encoding HipA domain-containing protein has protein sequence MKEARQSLTCLGGDNLYTWATTVASFPIYKVSSLDSEDLEQLGTKPKYWYHDGDRRMMFKAENRQTGEDWAERIACEICQELGLPHVHYELAFDTHQNLPGVICQNIAAKPRSLILGNQLLLEVDPAYPSDEEKHYSVQEHTVDAVWEVVSKLAPPDQIASVPREASSAGAVFIGYTILDALIANQDRHHQNWGAVRGDTTQLAPTFDHGAGLARNETDLKRRRRLDAGDSQRQMEAYTSRARSAFFRNSQDTRTITTYDAAEAFSQRNTQAATTWLQRLQHLSPLKLSDIVNRVPESRISPTAREFTIRLLEINRTRLLNLIATL, from the coding sequence TTGAAGGAAGCACGTCAAAGCTTAACATGCCTAGGTGGCGACAACCTCTACACCTGGGCAACAACCGTGGCAAGCTTTCCGATCTACAAAGTTAGCTCGCTCGACTCCGAAGACCTGGAGCAACTGGGAACCAAACCCAAGTACTGGTACCACGACGGTGACCGGCGAATGATGTTCAAGGCAGAAAACCGCCAAACCGGCGAAGACTGGGCCGAACGCATCGCCTGCGAAATCTGTCAAGAACTAGGACTTCCTCACGTACACTACGAACTGGCTTTTGACACCCACCAAAACCTACCTGGTGTGATCTGCCAGAACATCGCCGCCAAACCACGAAGCCTAATCCTTGGCAACCAACTTCTACTGGAAGTCGATCCTGCATACCCGAGCGATGAAGAGAAACACTACAGCGTGCAAGAACACACTGTCGATGCGGTCTGGGAAGTCGTTTCAAAACTCGCCCCTCCCGACCAAATCGCTTCGGTCCCTCGCGAGGCATCCTCCGCAGGTGCGGTATTTATTGGGTACACGATCCTCGACGCACTGATAGCAAATCAAGATCGCCATCACCAAAACTGGGGTGCAGTCCGCGGTGACACGACGCAACTTGCTCCGACCTTCGACCACGGGGCGGGCTTGGCGCGGAACGAAACGGATCTCAAGCGACGGCGAAGACTGGACGCTGGCGATTCACAGCGGCAAATGGAAGCCTACACGTCGCGTGCGCGATCTGCTTTTTTTCGCAACTCTCAAGACACACGAACGATCACCACCTACGATGCGGCCGAAGCGTTCTCGCAACGAAACACTCAAGCGGCGACGACCTGGCTGCAGAGACTCCAGCATTTGTCGCCACTTAAATTGAGTGATATCGTTAACAGAGTCCCCGAATCGCGCATCTCTCCAACAGCTCGTGAGTTTACAATCCGACTGCTGGAGATTAATCGAACCCGATTGCTCAACCTCATCGCCACCTTATGA
- a CDS encoding type II toxin-antitoxin system Phd/YefM family antitoxin, whose translation MPDEISIQEAQGNLKGLIAGLAPGAELVITDRERPVAKLVAEVAGSSVKTAKRQGGQLKGQIAIAADFDKLPGDIAEAFGAGEE comes from the coding sequence ATGCCAGATGAAATCTCGATCCAAGAAGCTCAAGGCAACCTCAAAGGCCTCATCGCGGGTTTGGCTCCCGGTGCAGAATTGGTCATTACCGATCGCGAGCGGCCCGTTGCTAAATTGGTCGCCGAAGTCGCCGGCTCATCAGTCAAGACGGCGAAACGTCAAGGTGGTCAATTGAAGGGGCAAATCGCGATCGCTGCTGACTTCGACAAACTGCCTGGCGACATCGCTGAGGCATTCGGAGCGGGCGAAGAGTGA